In one Thermosipho ferrireducens genomic region, the following are encoded:
- a CDS encoding efflux RND transporter permease subunit, translating into MKNKNLFNFIIKNRILIIVISIFLTIFFGFVSLKTKIDMGTYNLLPGNDPEVQKFEQIAKNFGGFDNLIISVSGKNNQRMEMAVEEIVNIVKNLNKYVKDVDYKFPLTFIKSNFLLYLSEDTFDHITKIIEDNTELLALSKDRNVISKMLLYTVLKNKFDKEVIDFTYDYLINGKFAGNEIEKNLAMLNSEYYYNNMRNNILILLRPTNAEHNMIFFEKMVKTVENALKPVIQRYSDLSIGITGTAKVMQEQQENLNSKLSIISLMALVIIFFLFLIWFKKISAPFYIVIPVLLAIIWTLGINYLVIGRLNIVTSIFAVMLLGLGVDFSLHFLTKFYYEINAGKDVLESIRKVFEHTLPGISAGAITTAVSFYILMFSKFKGLYELGFIAGTGILMCLLAVMFLLPSILYYTKPKTEKIRSNTNFVKKYSNFLLNNKFLIMVIMFVVIFFPFFNGFEIKFNYNAFDLLPDIPSVRMQNKLKEEYDNSFEYNILRAFSIEEARKQYEALKNTDIYATIDSPVLLVPENQDKKLEVLKKLYKKYINAKPPKLANVPLKIEISILLNQLDNPALKQKYSPDTLSKIKSILVYLKGLNNKELEQLQEKLDTVLSMIIESMRNSVGKGKITLETLPDYVKKKYVGKDGSIATFVFVKRNMWDEASMKKIYRVLKNIDDDVSGTTFVWIKLLDYIRSDLLQSTMMVLLALVIIVVIHFKDLKLALLSLVPVVLGTLWLLGFMSLFDIRFNIANIVAIPLILGIGIDDGIHMLHSYISNRKNSIIPMLEQSGKAVIITSLTSMIGFGLLYFVKDPLVSQLGVLLFFGILFCLITSIVILPIFLKLFGKKVVEKVFDAKV; encoded by the coding sequence ATGAAAAATAAAAATTTGTTCAATTTTATTATTAAGAATCGAATTTTGATTATCGTCATTTCAATATTTCTTACGATATTTTTTGGTTTTGTTTCTTTGAAAACCAAAATAGATATGGGGACGTATAATCTTTTACCTGGAAATGATCCTGAAGTACAAAAATTTGAGCAGATTGCGAAAAATTTTGGTGGATTTGATAATTTGATAATAAGCGTAAGTGGGAAAAATAATCAGAGGATGGAAATGGCAGTCGAAGAAATAGTAAACATAGTGAAAAATTTAAACAAATATGTCAAAGATGTAGATTATAAATTTCCTCTGACTTTTATAAAAAGCAATTTCCTGTTGTATTTGAGCGAGGATACATTTGATCATATCACCAAAATAATTGAAGATAATACAGAGCTGTTAGCTTTATCTAAGGACAGAAATGTTATATCAAAAATGTTGCTATACACAGTTTTAAAAAATAAATTTGATAAAGAAGTTATAGATTTTACATATGATTATTTAATCAATGGGAAGTTTGCAGGTAACGAAATAGAGAAAAATTTAGCAATGCTTAACAGCGAGTATTATTATAATAATATGCGAAATAACATTCTTATACTTTTAAGACCAACCAACGCAGAACATAATATGATTTTCTTCGAAAAAATGGTAAAAACAGTTGAGAATGCTTTAAAACCTGTGATTCAAAGATATTCAGATTTAAGTATTGGAATTACAGGTACGGCAAAGGTAATGCAGGAGCAACAGGAAAATTTAAATTCCAAATTATCCATAATCTCTTTGATGGCGTTGGTTATAATATTTTTCCTTTTTTTAATCTGGTTTAAAAAAATTTCCGCTCCATTTTATATTGTTATTCCGGTTTTACTTGCTATAATATGGACACTTGGAATAAATTATCTGGTGATAGGCAGATTGAATATAGTTACAAGTATATTTGCTGTTATGCTGCTTGGACTTGGAGTGGATTTTTCTCTACATTTTTTAACAAAATTTTATTATGAAATAAACGCTGGAAAAGATGTATTGGAAAGCATTAGAAAAGTATTTGAACACACTTTGCCAGGAATTTCAGCAGGAGCGATTACAACAGCTGTATCTTTTTATATTTTAATGTTCTCAAAATTCAAAGGATTGTATGAACTTGGCTTTATTGCTGGAACTGGCATTTTAATGTGTTTGTTAGCTGTAATGTTTTTGTTACCTTCGATATTGTATTATACAAAACCTAAAACAGAAAAAATCAGGTCGAATACGAATTTTGTTAAGAAGTACAGTAATTTTCTTTTAAACAACAAATTTTTAATAATGGTTATAATGTTTGTTGTAATATTTTTCCCGTTTTTTAATGGATTTGAAATTAAATTTAATTATAACGCATTTGATTTATTACCAGATATTCCTTCTGTTAGAATGCAAAATAAATTAAAAGAAGAATACGATAATTCTTTTGAATATAATATATTGAGAGCGTTTTCTATTGAAGAAGCAAGAAAACAATACGAAGCATTGAAAAACACGGATATTTATGCGACAATTGATTCTCCTGTATTGTTAGTGCCTGAGAATCAGGATAAAAAATTAGAGGTATTAAAAAAACTTTATAAAAAATACATTAATGCAAAACCACCGAAGCTGGCAAATGTTCCGCTGAAAATAGAAATTTCTATATTACTTAATCAGCTTGATAATCCGGCTTTAAAACAAAAATATTCTCCAGATACATTGAGTAAAATAAAGTCAATACTTGTTTATCTTAAAGGATTAAATAACAAAGAGTTAGAACAGCTTCAGGAGAAACTTGATACAGTCCTGAGCATGATAATAGAAAGTATGAGAAACAGTGTAGGTAAAGGGAAAATAACTCTTGAAACTCTTCCAGATTATGTTAAAAAGAAATATGTGGGAAAGGATGGTTCAATAGCAACATTTGTTTTTGTTAAAAGAAACATGTGGGATGAAGCGTCTATGAAAAAGATTTATAGAGTTCTAAAAAATATAGATGATGATGTTTCAGGAACAACATTTGTATGGATTAAGCTGCTTGATTATATCAGAAGTGATTTACTTCAAAGTACTATGATGGTATTATTAGCACTTGTTATAATAGTGGTTATACATTTTAAAGATTTAAAGCTGGCTCTTCTATCTTTAGTACCGGTAGTTCTGGGAACGTTATGGCTTTTGGGATTTATGAGTTTATTTGATATAAGATTTAATATTGCAAATATTGTTGCGATTCCTCTTATATTAGGGATAGGAATTGATGATGGAATTCACATGTTGCATAGTTACATATCGAATCGGAAAAATAGTATTATTCCAATGTTAGAGCAATCTGGAAAAGCAGTTATTATTACTTCGCTGA
- a CDS encoding acyl carrier protein — protein sequence MEREELLRQISRVLAEKLDIPIEEIDESSNIIDDLGADSLDVVDLIMILEDEFGIRIEDDELEQIVSVSDVIDIIENKLKEKEEE from the coding sequence ATGGAAAGGGAAGAATTACTCAGACAAATTAGCAGAGTACTTGCGGAAAAACTTGATATTCCTATTGAAGAAATTGATGAAAGTTCGAATATAATCGATGATCTTGGAGCGGATTCTTTAGATGTGGTTGACTTGATCATGATTTTAGAAGATGAGTTTGGCATCAGGATAGAAGATGATGAGCTCGAACAAATAGTTTCCGTATCAGACGTAATTGATATAATTGAAAACAAGCTCAAAGAAAAAGAGGAGGAATAA
- a CDS encoding damage-control phosphatase ARMT1 family protein, with protein MLSKARCLLCHVEQAQRVLDKFIHSEEEKWVLMQRILQDLSNTKYGLKPIEIAEILYTKLEEYIGINDIYKKEKELSNKIASRAVEILEDEILDSADPLYEAAKLAVTGNLIDFGTFKENHEKLITRVLELWNEPFGMEDIEEFKERLLDSSTLLYVADNAGEIVFDKFFIEIMKQTNPELYIAVAVKGAPIINDATVDDAIYSGINSVAEIINTELKTAGTTVEKASDSFRRAFFDYDIVIAKGQGNFEGLSDEKRENLYFALVAKCEVVANYIGVPKGTKLFINSRRIPQA; from the coding sequence ATGCTTTCAAAAGCACGGTGCTTGCTCTGCCATGTAGAGCAGGCACAACGTGTTTTAGATAAATTCATACATAGTGAAGAAGAAAAGTGGGTTTTAATGCAAAGGATTCTCCAAGATTTATCAAACACAAAATACGGGTTGAAACCTATAGAGATTGCTGAAATTTTATATACGAAATTAGAGGAATACATAGGTATAAATGATATTTACAAAAAGGAAAAGGAACTATCTAACAAAATTGCTTCCAGAGCTGTTGAAATCTTAGAAGATGAGATTTTAGATTCTGCTGATCCTTTGTATGAAGCTGCAAAACTTGCTGTGACAGGTAACCTTATTGATTTTGGAACTTTCAAAGAGAACCACGAAAAATTAATTACAAGGGTTTTAGAATTATGGAACGAACCTTTTGGTATGGAAGACATAGAAGAATTTAAAGAAAGGCTCTTAGATTCTTCCACGCTCCTTTATGTAGCTGACAATGCAGGTGAAATTGTGTTCGATAAATTTTTTATTGAAATAATGAAACAAACTAACCCAGAGCTCTACATTGCTGTAGCTGTTAAAGGAGCTCCTATAATAAATGACGCGACTGTTGATGACGCAATTTATTCAGGTATCAACAGTGTTGCTGAAATAATAAATACAGAATTAAAAACTGCTGGAACAACTGTCGAAAAAGCTTCCGATAGTTTTCGGAGAGCTTTTTTTGACTATGACATTGTAATCGCAAAAGGCCAGGGAAATTTTGAGGGACTTTCAGATGAAAAAAGAGAAAATCTTTATTTTGCACTTGTTGCAAAATGTGAAGTAGTAGCAAATTACATTGGAGTCCCTAAAGGAACAAAGCTGTTTATAAACTCCAGAAGAATTCCCCAAGCCTGA